The Miscanthus floridulus cultivar M001 chromosome 17, ASM1932011v1, whole genome shotgun sequence genome has a window encoding:
- the LOC136517999 gene encoding tyrosine N-monooxygenase — MATMEVEAAAATVLAAPLLSSSAILKLLLFVVTLSYLARALSRPRKTTTKCSSTTCASPGVGNPPLPPGPVPWPVVGNLPEMLLNKPAFRWIHQMMSEMGTDIACVKLGGIHVVSITCPEIAREVLRKQDANFISRPLTFASETFSGGYRNAVLSPYGDQWKKMRRVLTSEIICPSRHAWLHDKRADEADTLTRYVYNLATRAAGDVVDVRHVARHYCGNVIRRLMFNRRYFGEPQPDGGPGPMEVLHMDAVFTSLGLLYAFCVSDYLPWLRGLDLDGHEKIVKEANEAVNRLHDTVIDDRWRQWKSGERQEMEDFLDVLITLKDAQGNSLLTIEEVKAQSQDITFAAVDNPSNAVEWALAEMVNNPEVMAKAMEELDRVVGRERLVQESDIPKLNYVKACIREAFRLHPVAPFNVPHVALADTTIAGYRVPKGSHVILSRTGLGRNPRVWDEPLRFYPDRHLAAASDVALTENDLRFISFSTGRRGCIAASLGTAMSIMLFGRLLQGFTWSKPAGVEAVDLSESKSDTFMATTLVLHAEPRLPAHLYPAISV; from the exons ATGGCGACAATGGAGGTGGAGGCAGCCGCCGCCACGGTGCTGGCTGCCCCCTTGCTGTCCTCCTCTGCGATACTCAAACTGCTGCTATTCGTAGTGACGCTCTCGTACCTGGCCCGAGCCCTGAGCCGGCCACGCAAAACCACCACTAAGTGCAGCAGCACAACGTGCGCCTCCCCGGGCGTTGGCAACCCGCCGCTCCCGCCCGGGCCCGTGCCGTGGCCCGTCGTCGGCAACCTGCCGGAGATGCTGCTGAACAAGCCGGCATTCCGCTGGATCCATCAGATGATGAGCGAGATGGGCACGGACATCGCTTGCGTCAAGCTCGGCGGCATCCACGTCGTGTCCATCACCTGCCCGGAGATCGCTCGGGAGGTGCTCCGGAAGCAGGACGCAAACTTCATATCCCGCCCGCTCACTTTCGCGTCCGAGACGTTCAGCGGCGGCTACCGGAACGCCGTGCTCTCGCCCTACGGCGACCAGTGGAAGAAGATGCGTCGCGTCCTCACCTCCGAGATCATCTGCCCGTCTCGCCACGCGTGGCTCCACGACAAGCGCGCCGACGAGGCCGACACTCTCACCCGCTACGTCTACAACCTCGCCACCAGAGCCGCCGGCGACGTCGTCGACGTCAGGCACGTTGCTCGTCACTACTGTGGCAACGTCATCCGCCGCCTCATGTTCAACAGGCGCTACTTCGGCGAGCCCCAGCCTGACGGCGGGCCTGGGCCGATGGAGGTGCTGCACATGGACGCCGTGTTCACCTCCCTCGGCCTCCTCTACGCCTTCTGCGTCTCCGACTACCTCCCCTGGCTGCGGGGCCTCGACCTCGACGGCCACGAGAAGATCGTCAAGGAGGCTAACGAGGCGGTGAACAGGCTCCACGACACGGTCATCGACGACCGGTGGAGGCAGTGGAAGAGCGGCGAGCGGCAGGAGATGGAGGACTTCCTGGATGTGCTCATCACGCTCAAGGACGCCCAGGGCAACTCGCTACTGACCATCGAGGAGGTCAAAGCGCAGTCACAG GACATCACGTTCGCGGCGGTGGACAACCCGTCGAACGCCGTGGAGTGGGCGCTGGCAGAGATGGTGAACAACCCGGAGGTGATGGCGAAGGCGATGGAGGAGCTCGACCGCGTCGTCGGCCGGGAAAGGCTAGTGCAGGAGTCGGACATCCCGAAGCTCAACTACGTGAAGGCCTGCATCCGGGAGGCCTTCCGACTCCATCCGGTGGCGCCCTTCAACGTCCCGCACGTCGCGCTCGCCGACACCACCATCGCCGGCTACCGCGTCCCCAAGGGCAGCCACGTGATCCTGAGCCGCACGGGGCTGGGCCGCAACCCGCGCGTGTGGGACGAGCCCCTGCGCTTCTACCCAGACCGCCACCTCGCCGCCGCGTCCGACGTCGCACTCACCGAGAATGACCTGCGGTTCATCTCCTTCAGCACCGGCCGCCGCGGCTGCATTGCGGCGTCGCTCGGCACCGCTATGAGCATCATGCTATTCGGAAGGCTCCTGCAGGGGTTCACCTGGAGCAAGCCGGCCGGGGTGGAGGCCGTGGACCTCAGCGAGTCCAAGAGCGACACCTTCATGGCCACCACATTGGTGCTGCACGCCGAGCCGAGGCTGCCGGCGCACCTCTACCCGGCCATCTCCGTCTGA